From Bacillus sp. Bos-x628, the proteins below share one genomic window:
- a CDS encoding bacteriocin-like WGxF protein (Built to rescue LMOF2365_14255 during structural annotation change regression.) translates to MKHIVFALSTSVLIVMTGVIHRVIFRMFNLPFDQAIFFWGGFVVIYFVLALLSSLLFRNIGSNSRKYEAS, encoded by the coding sequence ATGAAACATATTGTTTTTGCACTGTCTACAAGTGTCCTGATTGTTATGACAGGGGTCATTCACAGAGTAATCTTTAGAATGTTTAATCTTCCGTTTGATCAGGCTATTTTCTTCTGGGGTGGATTCGTTGTTATTTATTTTGTGTTAGCGTTGCTTTCTTCTTTACTCTTTAGGAATATAGGTTCAAACAGCAGAAAATACGAGGCTTCATAA